A stretch of Candidatus Gastranaerophilales bacterium DNA encodes these proteins:
- the miaA gene encoding tRNA (adenosine(37)-N6)-dimethylallyltransferase MiaA, whose protein sequence is MKKQDNIIAITGPTASGKTDLAARLAQDFDTEIISADSRLVFREFNIGVAKPSQEELALVKHHLVDVVSPLEDFSVSDFKNLANKVIEKLFEQNKTPIVAGGTGFYIKSLLEGLDIPKVPADEGFRAEMRTLAKDHGNEYLYRILIEKDPAMAQKLHYNDIFRVIRALEVIKSLNIPMSEAQKLNKPDFNVIYIGLDAKDRAFLYDRVNKRVDLMVEQGLFEEVEFLVKKYGETVSLLKTLGYKEVIDYFNNRLTKEEAVELIKKNTRNFAKRQLTWFRTNKNINWFYIDENDNKNLTQKVREKCLSMM, encoded by the coding sequence ATGAAAAAGCAAGATAATATTATAGCAATAACAGGACCTACCGCATCAGGCAAGACAGACCTCGCTGCCAGGCTGGCACAGGATTTTGATACGGAGATTATATCCGCTGATTCGCGTTTGGTTTTTCGGGAATTTAATATAGGAGTTGCAAAGCCCTCACAAGAAGAACTTGCTTTAGTTAAGCATCATCTTGTGGATGTTGTTTCACCTCTTGAGGATTTTAGCGTAAGTGATTTTAAAAATTTGGCAAATAAAGTTATTGAAAAATTGTTTGAGCAAAATAAAACCCCTATTGTAGCAGGCGGTACAGGATTTTATATAAAAAGCCTGCTTGAAGGACTTGATATACCAAAAGTCCCTGCAGACGAAGGTTTCAGAGCAGAGATGAGAACTTTGGCAAAAGATCACGGCAATGAATATCTATACAGAATACTTATTGAAAAAGACCCCGCTATGGCACAGAAACTCCATTATAACGATATTTTTAGGGTTATCAGGGCATTAGAAGTTATAAAATCGTTAAACATTCCCATGAGCGAAGCCCAAAAACTTAACAAACCTGACTTTAACGTGATTTACATAGGGCTTGATGCAAAAGACAGAGCGTTCTTATACGACAGGGTCAATAAAAGGGTTGACTTAATGGTAGAGCAGGGGCTGTTTGAAGAAGTTGAATTTTTGGTAAAAAAATACGGCGAAACTGTTTCTTTATTAAAAACTTTGGGGTATAAAGAAGTTATAGACTATTTTAATAACCGTTTGACTAAAGAAGAGGCTGTAGAGCTAATCAAAAAAAACACCAGAAATTTTGCGAAGAGGCAGCTTACCTGGTTTAGGACAAACAAAAATATTAACTGGTTTTATATTGATGAAAATGATAATAAAAATTTGACGCAGAAGGTAAGAGAAAAATGTTTAAGTATGATGTAA